A genomic window from Chrysoperla carnea chromosome 3, inChrCarn1.1, whole genome shotgun sequence includes:
- the LOC123294832 gene encoding 26S proteasome non-ATPase regulatory subunit 11, which produces MAGAMVCEIVRSEEELPHLNKIILDDDETDEERIKLKEQGILQLGELYKKQGKAKELADLIKTTRPFLSLISKAKAAKLVRSLVDFFLDLEAGIGIEVKLCKECIEWAKEERRTFLRQSLEARLIALYFETGMYSEALNLGSTLLKELKKLDDKNLLVEVQLLESKTYHALSNLPKARAALTSARTTANAIYCPPKMQAALDLQSGILHAADEKDFKTAYSYFYEAFEGYDSVESPKALQALKYMLLSKIMLNNPEDVQQIISGKLAIKYAGKDIEAMKSVATASHKRSLADFQDALVKYKQELEGDVIVRAHLGTLYDNMLEQNLCRIIEPYSRVQVDYVAESIKLPMQKVEKKLSQMILDKKFHGILDQGEGVLVVFDETPVDKTYEMALETIQSMSKVVDTLYQKAKKLS; this is translated from the coding sequence ATGGCCGGAGCGATGGTGTGTGAAATTGTTAGAAGTGAAGAAGAACTtcctcatttaaataaaattatactagaCGACGATGAAACTGATGAAGAACGTATTAAATTAAAGGAGCAAGGGATCCTGCAATTGGGTGAATTGTACAAGAAACAAGGTAAAGCTAAAGAACTCGCTGATCTAATAAAGACAACAAGACCCTTCCTGAGCTTGATTAGTAAGGCCAAAGCAGCAAAATTGGTAAGATCTTTAGTGGATTTCTTCTTGGATCTTGAAGCTGGAATTGGAATCGAAGTAAAATTGTGTAAAGAATGTATAGAATGGGCAAAAGAAGAAAGGAGAACATTCTTGCGTCAATCGTTAGAAGCCCGACTAATAGCATTGTATTTCGAGACTGGTATGTACTCAGAAGCTTTAAATTTAGGATCAAcacttttaaaagaattaaagaaattggatgataaaaatttattagttgaaGTTCAACTATTAGAAAGTAAAACTTATCATGCTTTGAGTAATCTTCCAAAAGCTCGTGCCGCTTTAACATCGGCACGAACAACAGCAAATGCAATTTATTGTCCACCAAAAATGCAAGCTGCATTAGATTTACAATCTGGAATATTACATGCAGCAgatgaaaaagattttaaaactgCTTATTCATACTTCTATGAAGCTTTTGAAGGATATGATAGTGTTGAAAGTCCAAAAGCATTACAAGccttaaaatatatgttattatcaaaaataatgttgaatAATCCAGAAGATGTGCAACAGATTATCAGTGGCAAGTTAGCTATTAAATATGCTGGAAAGGATATAGAAGCAATGAAAAGTGTTGCTACAGCTTCTCATAAACGCTCATTGGCAGATTTTCAAGATGCTTTAGTCAAATACAAACAAGAATTAGAAGGTGATGTGATTGTTCGAGCTCATCTAGGTACATTGTACGATAACATGTTGGAACAAAATCTTTGCCGTATTATTGAACCATATTCTCGCGTACAAGTTGATTATGTAGCTGAATCAATTAAGCTGCCAATGcaaaaagttgaaaagaagCTTTCACAAATGATACTCGACAAGAAGTTCCATGGTATTTTAGATCAAGGTGAAGGTGTATTGGTTGTATTCGATGAGACTCCCGTTGACAAGACATACGAAATGGCATTGGAAACAATTCAAAGTATGAGTAAAGTTGTTGATACGTTATATCAGAAAGCGAAAAAACTCTCGTAa